The genomic stretch CGGTACGTTGATAAGTAAAGCATCTATTAGTATCAGTATacctatacttttttttataatacatatagGACCTACGTGCCCTTTGAAATCGGCCTagatacttaatttttttttcattggaaaAACTAACTGGTaacgtaaataaataaaacaaaaaagacattAGGGCCTATAAGGAAAAACCAGAATGCTAAAAGATGTGTGCGAATATTGgcttacttgtaacatttttaaatgaaatcaaataattatttagcACGGATTGAAAAGTGTGGGGCCCTACGTCTCCTAAAtcattaacaaaaacaacaacaaacaaacaaggacATGGGCTACTCGAATGCTGTCTCTTCTATAAACTCGTCTAAAATATGGGTCAGTGATGGGGCATTTAACAAACTCATAGACGACGAGACGCTGAGGATAATAATCCTAGTTCAGTACTGCACTATCAGTACCATCATCAACATATGCGGCATTGCTTCTAACATCGTCAACATCATTGTTTTTATCAAACAAGGTTTCAAAGAAGCCATGAATATCAGCTTAGTGGGACTAGCCTTGTCTGACCTGTTCAGCCTCTTCTTCTTGCAATGGGAAAATATCTGCTTCAGTCCCATGTTGCAGGAGGCTGATGTCCCTTTCTTTTCGCTAGAGGTCCAATACCTGAGCGGGGGGTGGCCCCGGATGTGCTGCCTCCGTATCACCGCCTGGATCACCGCTTATATCACCTTTGAAAAATGTCTGTGCATTGCAGTGCCACTCAAAGTGAGGTTGATACTGACGCCGAAAAGAactttcatcatcatcatatgtATTTATCTAATCATCATGGCGGCCGTCTCGCCCATCTATTACACAACTCGACTTGTCTATAAGTTCTTCCCAAGCAGGAATCGCACTCAGCTGGGCATTGGTTTTACTGAAGACCGGGTCAGCATAGACGGGGTGCTCTTCATTACCAATAATGTGTTTTTACCGGTAACTGCTTTCGTCACTGTAGCCGTCTGCACTTTCATTCTTACGTTCAAGCTGAACAGGAAAGCAAAATGGCGGGAAGTGTCCACCACAAAAACGGAACACATGTCAATCAAGGAGAAGCAGCTCATGAAAATGGTTATCCTCATTTCTGCTTTTTTCATTGGCTGCTTCTCTCCTAACGCCATTGTGTTTTTCTGGATGGCCAAGGAGCCGGAGTTTAATATTGCCGGTAAAtatgaaaacattttcattgCTGTCTTTGATTACTGCTTTCTTCTGGAGTCGCTGAACGCAGCGTTAAACACTGTCATTTACTATAAGATGAGCTCCAAGTATAGACAAATATTTAGGGGAATGTTTTGTGGACAACATAAAAAGCCTGCTGGCCAGTCGGACCAAGAGAGACAGAACGTTAAGTGAATGAACAAAagagtgattaaaaaaaaagtgacttgtTTTTATCATGAGGTATGGACCAAATCCATTCAAAATGGAGTGTTTCACAGGGATAGCAAGCCCTATTGAGACCTGCATAATTTTACAGCTCATACAGAAAATAGAATGTGTAAATACACAAAGTTCAAGGTCTTTTGACGTTTATGTAATGTATAATTTGAATTATAATTTGTTATAATTAGAACTGaggatttatatttcattgtaTTAATTAAAATGCATAATGTAAACTGATTCTGATTGTACCGACCtatcaaacaaaagaaacatctcAAAACTTAAAGAcgtacacatatttatttatttaattaaaagatCAATGAATACtttatacagtaaaaattcaacaattaaaaaagaatcttttttttttaaacagctaacAGAATTTATCATGACAATAAAATTCAAACTATGaataagaaaaattattttgaaaccaTTACATATCACATTAACAGCAAAGTGAACACACAActaatttgattttgttttcaagtgCATGGAAGTGCATggtatcaattttttaaaatctgttattcgattaaatctacttttagaagttttttttttttaatgattcattaCATATGTATTACACTCAGTCAAAAACTAACAGAGGTGGGTGAATATATCTATGAGTGCCAAGGTAACAAACCAAGAGTCATCATAATACATGGAGCTTGGGATTTTAACAAAGGTTTGAGGATTTCCAACTAACTTTAAACAAACTTAAGGGGAAACTTCAGGGTGGTGATTGTTTGCTGTGGGTCACATACAAATtttgttggccacagaaacaaagtAAATCTACTTCATGTGTTttgtaagccacagaaacaagggaactttacttactgcatTTAGTAAGCCATGGAAAGTAGGGAATTCTACTTCCTGTGTTATGTAAGCCATGGAAAGTAGGGAATTCTACTTCCTGTGTTATGTAAGCCATGGAAAGTAGGGAACTCTACTTCCTGTGTTttgtaagccacagaaacaagGGAACTCTACTTCCTGTGTTTTGTAAGCCATGGAAAGTAGGGAACTCTACTTCCTGTGTTATGTAAGCCATGGAAAGTAGGGAATTCTACTTCCTGTGTTATGTAAGCCATGGAAAGTAGGGAACTCTACTTCCTGTGTTATGTAAGCCATGGAAAGTAGGGAACTCTACTTCCTGTGTTTTGTAAGCCATGGAAAGTAGGGAACTCTACTTCCTGTGTTATGTAAGCCATGGAAAGTAGGGAACTCTACTTCCTGTGTTATGTAAGCCAAAGAAACAAGGGAACTCTACTGCCTGTGTTTTGTAAGCCATGGAAAGTAGGGAACTCTACTTCCTGTGTTTTGTAAGCCATGGAAAGTAGGGAACTCTACTTCCTGTGTTatgtaagccacagaaacaaagAAACTCTATTTCCTGTGTTTTGTAAGCCAAAGAAACAAGGGTACTTCCTTTCAACACAAAGTAAAGAACAATGACTTGTGTATTGTATCTTTGTCATCGAACTCTTTAAAATGGAAGAGAGTTGGAAGTGGAAGGAGtcacttttatatttattttaaagcaagGATTATAACTTTTTGATGCGCATATCATCAAACAAAGAAACCCTCAGTTTACAACAGATCATGAATTCTTCAGGACAAAAGATCAATCACTATATTTATATTCCATTACAATAAATGTCAAGATAAACTATCAAACCATGATTGATTTAATACCAAACATTCATTGATTCTAGCCACAGCAAGTTTAGCAGAGTCTACAAACTCAGGAGTCAGTGTGGATTGGCTGCTTTCTTTTTCTAGGTCATCAGCAAGGGAGATTATTCTTTGTAAGAGGAATTGTTGGCTTGATGGCAGCATCTGCTTTGGAAACTTTTCTGTGTCATTTTCATCActtgtgttttttaattttatttttttagtgggTGGCTggacaaacaaatatttaacattaaaaGTACATTGCAACAGAATACACTTTCTTTGTTTCTAGTGAAATAAACAAGCACAgtaactaaacaaaaatttcaataaatagTTAGCTCCATTTGTTTtcttactaaataaaaaaaaaggtaaaattgaATTACCAACTAAGCCTTCATTTCCAAAAACTTGGTagaaaaagttattaaaaaaacataaacatacaaaaaaaaaatcaaacaaaaggtTTCCCTAATATCTGCAGTTGTTAACTAATTTTAGAtatcaattatttattaaagtttttgaaaataatGAGTTTCATAAAGAAATGTACCTCTGATTCTGTGTCTCTTATATGTTCCAATTCTATGGCAAACATTCCTTTTTCTTGATTTAAAGTTTCTGAGGTACAAGCTGTGTCAGTTTTAATTCTGCTTGCCTCTATTAGATTTGATCTCAGAAAGGTCACAAGATCAAATTGTTTAGCAGGTTTATGGGGacacttaaaattaaaaaaaaagtctgcttTTAGTAATCAGACcaaaaatattcaaacatgaatttaataagtaaaaacaaaataaacaaacatgcaTGTTGGATAGACTAAATGCAGCAGAGCCATCAGTCTATTGGAATACATTGGAGCTCTTACATGTGTCATAGTAAAACTAATGTTAGGTTTCTAAAATATGTTATGtctatgaaaataaaatcaaatcccAACTATTACACCATTACTGGCCACTAAGTCCAACAAGAAAGTTGGAAGTGTAATACAAAGTttcactttacttttaattaaataataataataaaaccagTAGGCTCTTAATTGCATGAGCCTAAATTATTTCTTGAATTTAACAAAAAAGATTTCTTCCTTAATGTGTAAGTATTATTAACTTTCTAGAATTTTTTAGTaagataaacaaacaaacaaaaatgactGGAGAATGGATCCATAACAATGTtttgattttgtaaaaaaaaaataaaaaaaaatacatgttccATTCTCTGTTAATTATGTATACAATGTAtttacactgaaaaaaaaaatttaccaataAGTTGAAGATAAATTCCAGGTTGACTTACCTTGTTAAGGAACCTTTCCACCCTCTGTTGAAGCCATTGTTCACCCTGGATGCATGCTGGGATAGCAGTCTCATGGATAGTGTGAGAGGCAAAGTCAGCAAAAGCTGACAAAGCAGCATGGTGGACCAGTGCACTTGGATGACTCAACATGTGGTGAAACACTTTGGACAGTTTCTCTAAAACTTGACTTTGCTGGAGAAACAGGGCAAATAGTCAATAATACTTTGTACACAAAAGTGGTTGAGATGAACAAATATTAAGTCGCTTGGCTGTCAAACAAAAAGCCTTGCAAGTTCAAATGCAATTGGAGGGTGGGGGAAGACACCCCAGAGTTAGTGAAAGTAAAGGTGACTAGTCTTGTGCTAAGTGACTAGCCATTGTGCTAAGTGACTAGCCATTGTGCTAAGTGACTaatcgttgtgctagccacatgacacttaAGCTCCATGTTGGTATCAGAAGACTGTTAAGAATGAATAAGAACTTCACTGATCCTAAAAGATCACAAGTTTAACTTACTGTACATACAGTTGatgaaatttgtattttttttacattcctgGAGTGCTTGTTATGTAGAGTTATCCTACTTTAGTTAACAATATACACAGATAGTGTGTGCATGTTCTAACCCAGTTAGGCTTTTCATAGTAGAAATTCTGCAAGAATCTGACAGGCTTTGAATTAAAAACTTTTAGTTTTGTggccatttttgttttcatcaatcATCTAACTACATTTAGAATGATATAATCCACACAcataaaagatttaaatatgacaaactaaaattaaaagtaaatatttccTTGTATATACCTACCTCAAAGCAGGGCTCAATTTTACATTTGGAAAATTTGACCAGGAAGTGAACAACAGACAAACAGAAGCTGAGTGAAATTTTCTCCTCCAGACATTTCTGAATTACAACTAGAACCTGGTGGTTgggttaatttagtattagtaAGTCTTGacaaacaacaaagaaacactaTCATTTATGTTATGAattgtttagaaaataaaaataagaacataaaaaaagaaaatgtacctGTAGAATACTTTTCGTTGACAACTGTTGTAGCACAGATCCTGCTAAAAGAACTAGTTTAGCAACTAGTATTTCTTGACTATGTGTTAGTGCACAGTGGACTTGTAATTGGATAGACATTTGATTCACAAAGTGAACTATCAGCTCTTGATGTGTTGGGGAACATTGTGAGGGGCTGTTGGATACAACATTGGTCAGGAAATCTAGTGCAGTCAactgaaacataaaataatacatattttttttaatgtctaaaCAGGGTCATTTAGTGATTCACTTGGCAAGCTTTTcttaacaattaattaccattattgaattaactaattggttaatttttggattgattcattaatgaataattgtgcaaggtttgaagaatgggaagttggagaaataaagtgttcaagatatttgtaccagacagagtgagttgaacaTGAAATACTAACCAGATGTGAGAGTTTGACTGAAGAACTGTTGACCACATTCACTGACCACTGTAACAGTTTGTTCCTTACATCATGACCCAGGTTTTCATGTAAACAATTTGGTGTCACTGCCACCCACAACATGGGCTCTTCTTCAGGAGGAAACATTTCAACTAAACAGTTCTATTTAGAAGAAAACGGCATAACCATTGGTACAAGCAACATTATTTTTTAGTAGAAACTGTATCGTGATTAGATGTAGGCAGCTGCTATACTtcaagttaaaaatatttttatgattttttttttaaattgcttgattattaaaacattaatttaatttgaataaaactagaattgtaaatattgaacttttatttcatcaaagctttatttttttcagacaTTTAAAACTTGCCAAAATCTTGCCCAACTATttgttctagaaaaaaaaaataggatgaAAAAGTTGTTTTAGTTTTGCCTACTTGATGATCTCTGGCCATCAGTTTGATAAGTCTGTGTAACAGTGATTCTAGTCTAAACAGAACTGTCTTGTTGCTGGTGTTTTTAAGCTGTAAGTAAAGTTTGACCAAACCTTGGACTTGATCCCGACACAAATTGGCTGTGCCATACCTATGAATACACACAACAACTTAGGCAGTGTACAGCTTGTTTAGTAATTGCACAAGAtaacaaaaatgtataaaagtTGAGTACTAAACCGATTCATGTAATTAGCATGAATCAGTATGAACAGTTTTATCTGATGTTCTGTGCTACCCTATTCTGGTGTCAAGTGAAAAATAATGCAGAAATATCTTGACAATAGTGGAAGCTCAAGGTGAAATAAAGCATAAGTCAGTTGgtaaaataactaaaattttaaGTAAACTGCAAGTAGATTACAGTTCAATAAATTTGCTTGTTTACTCATTGTTAAAGCTGCTTCTTAGTATAGACAAACCTGTTTTGTTAAATTTGATTAGCTCAtcataacattttctttttttttaaatcaactgaTAATGGCCTTGATATTACAAGTTGAAAACAATTTTGATACAAGTTTGTCAAGCATATTTTTTATCTTTGATAGTTTGTCAAGTACATTTTTATCTTTGAAAGTTTTTCAAGTACATTTTTATCTTTGACAATACAACATAACTTGTAATAGTAAAAATGACAACAGCAGGATGCCCTACCTTGCTAAGAAGCACCAACAATCTGCAGCTAGAAGACTGGACAGAGTGCTCCTTCCTAATACATGCTCTAAAAGTGTTGATTCCTAGTAATGAAATAATATATCATCAAAGTAAATATCtaataaataatgtatacattttatgtACAATTTAAGAGTACCCAAGGTTagaacttagaaaaaaatactaACTAAACAAACTGA from Biomphalaria glabrata chromosome 9, xgBioGlab47.1, whole genome shotgun sequence encodes the following:
- the LOC106080109 gene encoding uncharacterized protein C1orf112-like isoform X3, whose translation is MMNFIHNILDIIDSNLTDQRNETDLDVKALLSEHLEYFINVNQCVDQCIKCAMSVSVDLSWVQSLPGCAVHVLLQAYKHCKTSSQLYGEILNLFSEQLSILFKTAHALQTSLLGLLDNVCITGAPLEEHVSILCSVCTTLYEVCCVVSSLDIKLVISLLRGISRLSSQHLSLLQDRLDVSPIIKYLCHEIGQGYEYLFELCGGTQTESLSQGDDKTFDKLVKVLGFQMKVMVALLRDYSKYLDNCEKNVVDLLLCFHRLLPPSLSAKSLSEKQMASVKLLLINATAPIVSHLITNKALRRELTSNHSADDLSEDNFPKLILQLMVLDMLPKFEADVFDSWLAPVNYQENVPTLSLLAAIFHSVQMCEVEMRYPVMLAGVVVAGKPQRQVSLYEHVATHLCGFIGACPARHFSLLESTLLEHVLGRSTLSSLLAADCWCFLARYGTANLCRDQVQGLVKLYLQLKNTSNKTVLFRLESLLHRLIKLMARDHQNCLVEMFPPEEEPMLWVAVTPNCLHENLGHDVRNKLLQWSVNVVNSSSVKLSHLLTALDFLTNVVSNSPSQCSPTHQELIVHFVNQMSIQLQVHCALTHSQEILVAKLVLLAGSVLQQLSTKSILQVLVVIQKCLEEKISLSFCLSVVHFLVKFSKCKIEPCFEQSQVLEKLSKVFHHMLSHPSALVHHAALSAFADFASHTIHETAIPACIQGEQWLQQRVERFLNKCPHKPAKQFDLVTFLRSNLIEASRIKTDTACTSETLNQEKGMFAIELEHIRDTESEPPTKKIKLKNTSDENDTEKFPKQMLPSSQQFLLQRIISLADDLEKESSQSTLTPEFVDSAKLAVARINECLVLNQSWFDSLS
- the LOC106080119 gene encoding neuropeptides capa receptor-like; the protein is MGYSNAVSSINSSKIWVSDGAFNKLIDDETLRIIILVQYCTISTIINICGIASNIVNIIVFIKQGFKEAMNISLVGLALSDLFSLFFLQWENICFSPMLQEADVPFFSLEVQYLSGGWPRMCCLRITAWITAYITFEKCLCIAVPLKVRLILTPKRTFIIIICIYLIIMAAVSPIYYTTRLVYKFFPSRNRTQLGIGFTEDRVSIDGVLFITNNVFLPVTAFVTVAVCTFILTFKLNRKAKWREVSTTKTEHMSIKEKQLMKMVILISAFFIGCFSPNAIVFFWMAKEPEFNIAGKYENIFIAVFDYCFLLESLNAALNTVIYYKMSSKYRQIFRGMFCGQHKKPAGQSDQERQNVK